The following are encoded in a window of Castanea sativa cultivar Marrone di Chiusa Pesio chromosome 5, ASM4071231v1 genomic DNA:
- the LOC142634931 gene encoding protein FAR1-RELATED SEQUENCE 5-like — translation MGIHVPSNVPMESTTFKGMEFEADEIAYGFYNEYGRKAGFSIRKEYVNKCKKTGGVTSRRFVCVKEGVRGKNKRDQNVKNLRAETRCGCETRLVIVLNRDSKKYVKSEFIAEHNHYLHLPSTMHMMPSQLKVAATHAIEIDLAHESGLRLKQSYELLSKQVGGYDNLGFTKQDHKNYLRTKRQRDMEHGAAASLGRYFSCQLKKNPSYYFATQLDCEELITNIFWADARMIIDYSHFGDVIMFDTTYSTNRDARPLGVFLGLNHHRETVVFGGALLYDETIESFVWLFETFLEAMSEKKPITIFTDQDAAMSAAIKVVMPKTYHALCSWHMWQNAKKHLSHLLKTEPQFNADFLACIYKYDGEDEFLIAWNEMPDKYDDRENKWLIDLFKLKEKWA, via the coding sequence ATGGGAATACATGTTCCTTCTAATGTGCCCATGGAATCTACCACATTTAAAGGGATGGAGTTTGAAGCGGATGAGATTGCATATGgtttttataatgaatatggTAGAAAGGCTGGTTTTAGTATTAGAAAAGAGTatgtaaataaatgtaaaaagacTGGAGGGGTTACTTCAAGGAGATTTGTGTGCGTGAAGGAGGGAGTTCGAGGCAAAAACAAGAGAGATCAGAATGTAAAGAATTTACGAGCAGAAACAAGATGTGGTTGTGAAACACGTTTGGTTATTGTACTTAATCGAGATAGTAAAAAATATGTGAAGAGTGAATTCATAGCTGAGCATAACCACTATCTCCACCTTCCATCAACTATGCACATGATGCCATCACAACTGAAAGTGGCTGCAACTCATGCTATTGAAATTGATTTGGCACATGAATCGGGATTAAGATTAAAGCAATCTTATGAGCTTCTTAGTAAGCAAGTTGGTGGATATGATAATCTTGGTTTTACCAAGCAAGATCATAAAAACTACTTACGCACTAAGCGACAGAGAGACATGGAGCATGGGGCAGCTGCTAGCTTGGGAAGATATTTCAGTTGTCAGCTTAAGAAAAATCCTTCATATTATTTCGCTACTCAATTGGACTGTGAAGAGTTGATTACTAATATCTTTTGGGCCGATGCAAGAATGATCATTGACTATAGCCACTTCGGTGATGTAATAATGTTTGATACAACGTATAGCACAAATAGAGATGCAAGGCCACTTGGAGTATTTTTGGGTCTCAATCACCATAGAGAAACTGTTGTATTTGGAGGAGCACTTTTATATGATGAAACGATTGAATCTTTTGTATGGTTATTTGAGACATTCTTAGAAGCAATGTCTGAAAAGAAGCCAATCACTATTTTCACAGATCAAGATGCAGCAATGTCAGCTGCAATAAAAGTAGTCATGCCTAAGACATATCATGCATTGTGTAGTTGGCATATGTGGCAGAATGCTAAGAAACACTTGAGTCATTTACTAAAAACTGAGCCTCAATTTAACGCTGATTTCTTAGCATGTATCTATAAGTATGACGGTGAAGATGAGTTTCTTATAGCTTGGAATGAAATGCCAGATAAGTACGATGATCGTGAAAATAAATGGCTAATTGATCTAtttaaattgaaggaaaaatgggCCTAA